The window GGGGGATTGTTTACAATTTACGCAGGAACGACTCATGATGATTATAAAGAAGTTATATCTATTATAGAAAATGAATTAAAAGAAATAAAAGAAAAGGGAATAACTGAAAAAGAATTACAAAGAGCTAAAAATCAGTTTTTAAGTATGGTAACTTTTGGACTTGAAAGTAGTAAAGGAAAAATGTCAAGAATGGCAGGATCTTATTTAGTATATGGCGAAGTAAGAGATATTGAAATAGTAATAGAAGAGATTGAAAGTGTTAATCTAGAAGATATTCAAAGAGTTGCGAAAAAAATATTTGATGAAAAATATATTTCTAAAACAATTTTAGGAAATATGAATCTGTTAACTAAAGATGAAAAATAGGTCCAATTCCTAAAAAAGGGATAAAGATTTTCGACTTGAAATATTTTTGTAAAAAAATGATATCACAAAAAGACATAGCTTGTCTATGCCTCAAAAAGAATATTCTTTTTCTTTGTTAAAATAGCAGTAGATTTTTTCTGCTGACTTCGCTATATTCTACGCCAGCAACTTTGGCAGGAGTAAGGTTACTCAATCCTTTATGCGGTGTAATGTAGTTGTAGAAGAAAAAGAAGCCTTCTAATAGTGCGTTTACACTTGTTTCGCACTTTAAACCGTGGGTTGTTCTATATTTATGTTTGAATCTTTTAAAAAAGGTTTCAATTAGGTTGTTAGTTACTTCGTCATACCATGATTGAACTTTAATATGTTTAGATTCTGAGAATACTATTTTTGTTGGAATATTGTAGCTAGGTAATCTATCAGATACTATTGATTTAGGTGCTCCAAATCGCTTTTTAACCTTATCAAACAGGTGGAAAGCAGAGGTTGCTTCTCTTGAAGTTGTAAGGTACCAATCAATAACGTATCTAGTTTCAGAGTCAATTAAAGTCCAGATGTAATATCTTTTACCTTTGATTTTAATTACAGTTTCATCAACGTGCCACTCATCAGATAGATTTAAATCTTGCGGAGTATGTTTAGAAACAATATCTTTAAATATGCCTGCAAAACCTTTGATCCATTTGTAAATGGAGACATGAGAGATTTTAATATTTTTACGATCTAAAAGGTATTGTGAAATAGCTCTTGTGGTAGCTGAATGAACAAAATACATATACAAAGCATCAATGACAACATTGATATTTGTTCGAAGTCTTTTGATATTAATTGTTTTAGATTTAAATTCAGAAGAAATACTATCAAAATTAGAAGTCTTTTTTACTGCAATATGAATATGATTACACTTTCTGGAATTGCATTTAAACCTAGAATAGTAAAGATAATCATGATGCAAATATGTTCCTGAATTACAAATAGGACATTTAGGATATGAACGCCTATTATCACCGAGTTTAGAATTAGCAGAGAATTGTCTAGCGCATTCTTTGCATTGGTATTTTTGATGTCCAAGATTATTTTTACCAAAACGATAAAGGTTTTTAGAGAAACAACGAGGACAAGAGATATTATTAATATACATAGTTAAAAACTGCTCCTTTCTTGGGGGGAATATTGGTTGGTCGAATAACTATTATACCTCAAAGGATTGGAACAGTTTCAATAAATTTTAAGTTAACAGAAACGGAAATATATAAAGGGGAAAAAATGAAAAAAGTAACAGTGAAATTAGTATTAGAAAATGGAATAGAATTACCTAAATATATGACAGAAGGAGCGGCTGGAATGGATGTTAAAGCAAATATTTCAGAGCCACTTATTTTAAAAACATTAGAAAGAAAATTAGTTCCTACAGGAATTAAAATGGAAATTCCATATGGATATGAAGTTCAAGTTAGACCAAGAAGTGGACTTGCTTTAAAGCATGGAGTAACACTAGTAAATGCACCAGGAACAATTGATTCAGATTATAGAGGGGAAGTTGGAATAATATTAATAAATCTAAGTAATGAGGAGTTTGTTGTAAATCCTGGAGAGAGAATAGGTCAATTAGTTCTTCAAAAAGTTTATAAAATGGAATTTGAAGAAGTTGAGGAACTATCAACAACTGTAAGAGCTGAAGGTGGATTTGGGCATACAGGGAAATAGGAGAAGTAAATGGGAAAAAATCATGATTTGGTAGTTACTATAAAAAGAATAAAAAAGATGAAAAATATGATTTTATATATTGCTTTGTGCATTGTTTTAATAAGTTTATTAACTGTTTATAGTGCCACAATACATAAAGGAACATCTTTTTTTTATAAAGAGATTGCATGGATAGGATTAGGAGTTTTAACATATTTTATATTTTCTTTTATAGATTATAAAGTATATGGAAAATACTATAAAGTGATATACTTGATAAATGTAATTTTATTACTTTTGGTATTTATAATAGGGGATAAAAGACTAGGAGCTCAGAGATGGATTGATTTAGGATTTATAACAATTCAGCCATCAGAATTTTCAAAGTTATTTATAGTCTTAACTTTTGCAGAAGTTTTAGCTACAAAATATAACCATAAATTTTCAGGATTAAAAAGTGTTTTATCCACAAGTATCCATGTTTTACCAATATTTTTATTAATAGCTGCACAACCAGACTTAGGAACATCTTTAGTTATAATATTTTTATATTTAATTTTAATATTTATAAATGGAATTGATTGGAAAACTATAATAATCTTAGCAATTGTTGGGTTATCAATGGCACCAATTGGATACTTTTTTTTATTGAAAGATTATCAAAGAGAAAGAGTATTAACATTTTTAAATCCAGAAGCTGATTTATTAGGAAGTGGTTGGAATGTAACTCAATCGATGATAGCAGTAGGATCTGGTGGAATTTTTGGAAAAGGTTTTTTACAAGGAACTCAAAGTAAGTTAAGATTTTTGCCAGAATCACATACAGATTTTATAGCAGCAGTATTTTTAGAAGAGAGAGGATTAGTTGGAGGATGTGTTTTATTAGTACTTTATATGTTGCTTTTATGGGGAATATTAAGAATAGGAGATAAAGCTGAAGGTTATGGAAAATTAATATGTTATGGAATATCAGCTATTTTTTTCTTTCATATAGTTATAAACATTGGTATGGTAATGGGAGTAATGCCTGTAACAGGATTACCTCTTCTTTTAATGAGTTATGGAGGAACTTCTTTTTTGTTTGCCTTTGCAATGTTAGGAATTGTCCAAAGTATAAATG of the Cetobacterium sp. NK01 genome contains:
- the dut gene encoding dUTP diphosphatase, translated to MKKVTVKLVLENGIELPKYMTEGAAGMDVKANISEPLILKTLERKLVPTGIKMEIPYGYEVQVRPRSGLALKHGVTLVNAPGTIDSDYRGEVGIILINLSNEEFVVNPGERIGQLVLQKVYKMEFEEVEELSTTVRAEGGFGHTGK
- a CDS encoding IS6 family transposase, with product MYINNISCPRCFSKNLYRFGKNNLGHQKYQCKECARQFSANSKLGDNRRSYPKCPICNSGTYLHHDYLYYSRFKCNSRKCNHIHIAVKKTSNFDSISSEFKSKTINIKRLRTNINVVIDALYMYFVHSATTRAISQYLLDRKNIKISHVSIYKWIKGFAGIFKDIVSKHTPQDLNLSDEWHVDETVIKIKGKRYYIWTLIDSETRYVIDWYLTTSREATSAFHLFDKVKKRFGAPKSIVSDRLPSYNIPTKIVFSESKHIKVQSWYDEVTNNLIETFFKRFKHKYRTTHGLKCETSVNALLEGFFFFYNYITPHKGLSNLTPAKVAGVEYSEVSRKNLLLF
- the rodA gene encoding rod shape-determining protein RodA, yielding MGKNHDLVVTIKRIKKMKNMILYIALCIVLISLLTVYSATIHKGTSFFYKEIAWIGLGVLTYFIFSFIDYKVYGKYYKVIYLINVILLLLVFIIGDKRLGAQRWIDLGFITIQPSEFSKLFIVLTFAEVLATKYNHKFSGLKSVLSTSIHVLPIFLLIAAQPDLGTSLVIIFLYLILIFINGIDWKTIIILAIVGLSMAPIGYFFLLKDYQRERVLTFLNPEADLLGSGWNVTQSMIAVGSGGIFGKGFLQGTQSKLRFLPESHTDFIAAVFLEERGLVGGCVLLVLYMLLLWGILRIGDKAEGYGKLICYGISAIFFFHIVINIGMVMGVMPVTGLPLLLMSYGGTSFLFAFAMLGIVQSINVYRE